The Mytilus edulis chromosome 5, xbMytEdul2.2, whole genome shotgun sequence genomic interval AGAAAACTCTCACATTCCAAAAAACATGCTCATGTTTCTGTCTCTTTTTggcaaaaaaatacaatttggaTCTTCacccacattttttttcattcgaaCATTTCTTCATACCTAACATAAGcttgtttattcaatatttttaccatTGCAGTTTGGTATTTTATTGACTATAAAAAGCAATTTGAAAATTGCTCTCCATTCATTTTTTCCATGTCAATTTAAACTTGTGCATCTTTTTTAGACAATAATTTTAGTGATAGACTTACAGCGTTCTTACACATCTTGCCAAGCAATTGCAAATCATTCTGGTTTAGTAGATTTGTCTTGTATTTAAAGAATATGCTGAAATCGTCTGATAAGcgaatttgtgtttttttcaacCAATCGCGATGCATTTCTGATCGCATCCTCAATTTACTAAAATGTGCATGTTGTTTTCCATAAACATCGAAGAATAAATTGGAAAAGTTTTCTGGTGTATTCTCCCCAATCACGTTCAGTTCCTTTCTTACCAATGAATGTAACTGTAAATAATAAAAGTCCTTATCATCAACTCCGAAAATCATCAATTTTCTCATCATAGAGTATGCTTTGTTCTGCCAAAACTGAAGAAAACAAAGGTGACTGTTTAATAAAGATAAATTGTACATGATTGCAGTTATACCTTTAGAAGAAAGACTGTTCATTTTAATGCTgtttttattcatcaaatatagAGTTTTTATCAACGTTTCGAATAAAGGAAGTTTAATATCATGTAAAGAAATAGTAAGATttcttaacatagaaaatatattgTTCTGAAACATCCAAGAATGATGAATGGGTAGATGATTATTTGtgacacattttaaaatttgattacgTATTATTCCAGTGTATATGTATCTATATCTAAGAAAACAAGTCCAATCGTACTCTCCCCGAGTATCATAATTATCtattatattaaaaagtaaaacgcTTTCTGATCTTTTCTCAGGTCTTTTCAAATCAAGTTTCTATTTCTTCAACCAACGGAcgattttcttttgtttatagATATGTGCAATATATATAGGAGTTACTCCATATTTATCCTCACAACGTAAATAATCTAATCCATAGATTTCGGCTAcgttttgcaaaaaaataaaaagcccTTTGGCCGCAGCAATGTGTATTAATCCAAGGTCCTTGCTATTTTTAAAATCACACAATAGACTCATTATGAACTGTCCTTTTTTCTCATAAGTGTTCAAGAGAAATTTTGCTGTTACATCAAAACTTATAAGACGACTGCTGTCGTACTGTATACTTTGATTTTTAACGGATGATACATATTGAACTGTATGGAAGCGTGATCCACGAGTATAAAAGGTCGGTGTAATACCATTATCTGTATATGGtgaattataaatacatatttccAAAGCTGTTTTGTTATCTTTTGACAGTTGGTAAGGGTCCATTCCTTGATCGATTAAATATTGTATTGTCTTCAAATGTGCCCCCATGATAGATCTGTGAAGTAAGTTGTACCCTTGGTTATCGAAACATTTATCTAGAAATTTTACAGAGTATTTATGAAAAAGAGGATTAAGAAAAGTGAGAGAATGAAATGTCCATTGGGTGTTCCTGTCGTTgtgtaatatttcatgaatagCACTTCTCCTCCCGTCACATCGCAGTGCATTCTTTGTGTTCAATAGTATTTCTGTAATATATGTCGAATTAGTTTTGGATAATAAAAATGGTATTTTAGAAGAAATTTCTAGAACGTGTTGAAATTCCCGCTCTGCATATACTTTCATAATGAGAATCGGATATATTCgtgatttatttattgatatctcTAGTAGTTCTCCTATATCAAACTCCGAAAAGTTTCCTTTATTATATATGTACTGGAACACGACGAAAATCACATATTCGTGTGGGGATAGTAGCACAGAGACGTTTGCTTTACATTAAACGAAAAAAACATCCGTAAGACTGCAGTTGTGAGGAATTCGGACTGCCTCAAAAGATTCCTGCCTAGGTAAAGCATCAAATGCGACCTCTAAAGGTGTTCGATTGTTTCGATTACGTTGATTTAATAAAAAAGGTAGGATTTCAAATTCACGAATCGTTGAAAATGCCCAGTAATTTCCTGCTTTCGAGGCGTAATGAAGAAAATTGTTATTTCGTTTATCATTATGCAGTAAATTATGATGAAAACTTAAAACTACTTTAAATAGAGAAAATGTAAAATCATCTTTACCAATTTTGTCAATTCTTATCACATCATCAGCGCTGATTGATTTATTCAAACCGTATTGTAAGATAGAATGTCCCTGATTATCTACTAGATCAGGTATCGTGGGTAATTTACTCTCATTGAACTTCTATTTGTACTGATATAGTATATTTGACTGACAAGCTGCTGCCGAATGGAAAGGTGTAGATCCATTGATTGATCTTGATGTCAAATTTAAAGTGAGTCTGTCTTCGAATAtaaagaaatttagaaatttgTAACTTCCATGACAAAAAGCGTAATGCAGAGGAGTACAACCGTCTTCGTCTGCTGATTTCCAATTCCGGTGACCCTTCTTAAAAAGGAACTCAATGAGCTGTATATTATCATAAGTAGCTAGTAAATGTTCAACACTCGCATAATCTGGACACTTCATTGAATTTGTTATTTGTAATTCGGAAGCTGTAAGTTTTGATTGGTCAATAAATATGCCTTTACATCTATGTGATACATCTGATATGTTATATAAAAGTTTGAATATTTCGTTTCGATTATATTTCACAGCCGTAAAAAGAGGAATCGACCCATCATAGATACTGCAGTTAACGGTTCTGACactctttttaattaaaatttttacgATTTCAATATGTCCATTTCTTACAGCAGCATTTAAGGGTGTATCACAAGTTATCAATCTCGTATCCTCCAATTTCTTTTTCCATGCCTCTAGATTTTTTCTATCTGTCAAATCTGTCGGGTTAAATGCATGAAGTATCTTATATGATAAATTTCCTGTTGTTGGCTCCTCGACGATCTGTACACTTGGTCTCCAAGAAACGTCGACGTTACACGGCAAACACTTTTCTTTAACATAGTTAAGTAAAAGAACAACAACTCTGACGTGTCCATTTTCACAGGCTAAGTATAAGGAATGAGAATCTGCCAGTGAACTGTTCAATTTAAGAAACTCCCGTAATACATGAACATGCCCATTTTCAGCAGCCAAGTGAAATGCATTCATTTGCATAGTAGTATGTTGATAAAGTAATTTTACGTTCCTGCGTAATAGTTCTTTCACTATTTTGATATATCCACGCTGTGCTGCTATATGTAACATATTATAGCCGCAAAATAGTACATAATTACAAATTGTTCTATATCTTACATTAAAAACGAGATTAAGGGATAGTGAAGCATTAAGATGTGTAAACATTATATCAGATTCGTGGTCGAGAAGAGCCAACAAAGACTTTTCGTTTCCGTAATGAGCAGCAATAAATACAGCTTCAGACAGTGCATTCTTTATCCACGGATGGTTGGCAGCGAATCTTTGTTCATCTGAATAACGTATGTTCGGTATTATCAATTCAATGAATAGCTTAAGAGTTTCGTAACAATTTACTTGTTTTGCAGCTAAATTCAAATACGTAGAATTAAATGAAATTCGACCACCTTTTAATTCTCTTACATATCTAAATATTATATTCTCGTACTCTTTTTCTCGAGACATAGCTATATGATATACAATCTCTACCAGGTTGTCCGTCTTTGACAGGTTAAACCCATTCAGTAGATATTTCGCAAACAGTTTATGGCCATTTTGTAAATCAACATAAAAGTTTAAATGTTTTCTTGAAGAATCCGTTAGGAAGTCACTGATTGATTTGTGCTGAAATGAAATATAAGCGTTCGATATCTTGATGAAATGACGAAGTTCATTACCTAAAATTCGAAATGCTTTACttctatttttttcagatttcatTCCTGCAACCTCGAAAAGTTTATTTTCATCAATAGGATTTTGCAATGaacataaaacttcaaaaaggCATATGAATTCATTGAAAAGATCTCCATGTTTACCAAATACCCGCTGAAAATTTTCAGTGTAGATTTTTTCAAGAGTTCCTGGAATAGAGTCACAATCTTCCACACTTATATCCTTACAATACTGTAGATAAAGTTTGACGTGGAGAAAATTTCTGCCGGAAATTGTTGTAAATTTATCAATTTCGTCATTTGTCAACTGTTCAACTTTTTCAAGGTATAAACGTATGTCTTGTAAATTATTTTGTGTATATATCTGTAGGTCAACGTGCTCAAGTTCTTTGAATTTATAAAGCAATCTCTCTATATTTCTAGAAGTAATAAGAAACTGAAAATTATCTGGAAAGAATGGAATCTTCTTATACAATAAATCAACTAAATCAGTTCCTCCTGAAGTTTCGCATTCATCAATTGCGTCTATTATGATAAGATGCTTACGATTAGTATTACTGTGTCTCAACTTATTTAGAACAGAAAAT includes:
- the LOC139525261 gene encoding protein TANC2-like; translated protein: MQASKDVQDSLLKSLERGNQMVKSFVEGCFNEGENRVFYSPISRSPLKTFQDMTMTSKLKCKTGDFVKAHINPEMIFRRALALANVREDVTVDKILAYPIGSIPSALFHDDGTMLKCCKSDIIHLLEEEICSSFNLPSYDTANTVLIRDGMGIIQCMDFKKCNTFGDLLRNYVTMFLTCFLNAGTVVDVFDRYDVKHSIKAAERLRRTLSFGAQKVYQVIEGRAIPDWKKFLCNPENKQSLIRILGCLSVRFDEHWRSELDFDSYVEEKSNESIIERPWIFQKIQTHYDTKRKGILVSADMGFGKSTIVSDIVCADPNSIWYSLRQQVLVYHMCRYDLILSSKPEVFVRNLAGAIVRTYPEIGNAILSDDMALDFLYGKCSIDPVACLEFSVLNKLRHSNTNRKHLIIIDAIDECETSGGTDLVDLLYKKIPFFPDNFQFLITSRNIERLLYKFKELEHVDLQIYTQNNLQDIRLYLEKVEQLTNDEIDKFTTISGRNFLHVKLYLQYCKDISVEDCDSIPGTLEKIYTENFQRVFGKHGDLFNEFICLFEVLCSLQNPIDENKLFEVAGMKSEKNRSKAFRILGNELRHFIKISNAYISFQHKSISDFLTDSSRKHLNFYVDLQNGHKLFAKYLLNGFNLSKTDNLVEIVYHIAMSREKEYENIIFRYVRELKGGRISFNSTYLNLAAKQVNCYETLKLFIELIIPNIRYSDEQRFAANHPWIKNALSEAVFIAAHYGNEKSLLALLDHESDIMFTHLNASLSLNLVFNVRYRTICNYVLFCGYNMLHIAAQRGYIKIVKELLRRNVKLLYQHTTMQMNAFHLAAENGHVHVLREFLKLNSSLADSHSLYLACENGHVRVVVLLLNYVKEKCLPCNVDVSWRPSVQIVEEPTTGNLSYKILHAFNPTDLTDRKNLEAWKKKLEDTRLITCDTPLNAAVRNGHIEIVKILIKKSVRTVNCSIYDGSIPLFTAVKYNRNEIFKLLYNISDVSHRCKGIFIDQSKLTASELQITNSMKCPDYASVEHLLATYDNIQLIEFLFKKGHRNWKSADEDGCTPLHYAFCHGSYKFLNFFIFEDRLTLNLTSRSINGSTPFHSAAACQSNILYQYK